The window CAGTGAACGGTGGACCGGCTTCCTGCTGATAGCTGAGTGCTGAAAGCTAATTTAGAGTTTTTGGCTTTTCAGATGAAAACTACTCAGGGATAATCGGCCATGAACGAGGACAAAGAAAAAGGATATACGGTAAGAGACAGGCGTAGTTTCTCCCAGGAAAAGTCAGGGCAGGAGACTACCGCCGCTTCAAAAGAAAGGCCGGCAGGAGAGGAGATACCGAAGGAATCCAAACGGCCCACTGTCTTGCCGCCGGTTGATTTTTCCACCCTTATCTTCTCTCTTAATACCTCTGCCCTGGTTCACCTGGGTGAAATAGCCGATCCGGTCACCGGGAAAAGGGAAATAGACCTAGTTTTTGCCAAGCATACTATAGATACCATTGCCATGTTGCAAGAAAAAACCAGGGGCAACCTGACCAAAGACGAAGAAGCCCTGATCCAGCATATCCTGTATGACCTCCGCATGCGTTATGTTCGTGAGGTCTAAGGTCTAATAAAGGTCCCAAGAGGCATCCCTATGGATAATAAGAAAAAACGCCAGCTTACCTTAATTGCCGTGGCATTAGCGTCCATAGTCTTTGGTCTGGCTCTGGCCTCTCGTTTTGATCTCATGGGAAGTCCGGCGGCCTCAAATACAGTGAATCCCCAGGCGCTGCCGGCATCCTTTGCAAGTTTAGTGAAGGCGGTAAGCCCGGCGGTCGTTAATATAAGCGCCGTCCGCACCATCAAGGGCGGAGGACGGGTATTCCGCCATTTTATGGGGCCATCTGATAAAAATGACCCCTTCCGGGATTTCTTCGAGAAATTCTTCGGCGATCAATCCCCTGAACGTGACCTG is drawn from Thermodesulfobacteriota bacterium and contains these coding sequences:
- a CDS encoding DUF1844 domain-containing protein translates to MNEDKEKGYTVRDRRSFSQEKSGQETTAASKERPAGEEIPKESKRPTVLPPVDFSTLIFSLNTSALVHLGEIADPVTGKREIDLVFAKHTIDTIAMLQEKTRGNLTKDEEALIQHILYDLRMRYVREV